One Vigna unguiculata cultivar IT97K-499-35 chromosome 11, ASM411807v1, whole genome shotgun sequence DNA window includes the following coding sequences:
- the LOC114169531 gene encoding F-box/LRR-repeat MAX2 homolog A — MGDGTTVSNLPEEILLNVFSAVSDTRTRNSLSLVCRSFFRLERKTRISLTLRGNARDLHLIPTSFTHVTHLDLSFLSPWGHALFCSSATTTFDPRLLALRLRDAFPRVTSLAVYARDPATLQLLLLSPWPELSSVKLVRWHQRPPTSPAGSDFAVLFSQCRSLASLDLSSFYHWPEDLPPVLAANPDTAASLRRLNLLTTSFTEGFKSHEIESITASCPNLEHFLVACTFDPRYIGFVGDDTLVAIPSNCPKLKLLHLADTSSFSNRREDEGFGGEDGRVSRATLVTLFSGLPLLEELVLDVCKNVRDSSVALEVLGSKCPNLRVLKLGQFQGICLALGSKLDGVALCHGLQSLSVGNCADLDDMGLIEIARGCSRLVRFELQGCKLVTEQGLRTMACLLRRTMIDVKVSGCANLDTAATLRALEPIRDRIERLHVDCVWNGLKESDGLGHGFLNFDLNGLDEVDGGGELMDYFGGGECENTSKRKRQRCKYEMGVHDSFLESNDNGLYGKCWDRLRYLSLWIKVGDLLTPLPVAGLEDCPNLEEILIKVEGDSRGQPKPAEREFGLSILACYPQLLKMQLDCGDTKGYALTAPSGQMDLSLWERFFLNGIGSLSLNELHYWPPQDEDVNQRSVSLPAAGLLQECYTLRKLFIHGTAHEHFMNFFLKTPNLRDVQLREDYYPAPENDMSTEMRVASCSRFEDALNRRRICD, encoded by the coding sequence ATGGGTGACGGAACAACTGTGAGCAACCTCCCGGAGGAGATCCTGTTGAACGTCTTCTCTGCCGTCTCCGACACGCGCACGCGAAACTCGTTGTCCCTGGTGTGTCGAAGCTTCTTCCGCTTGGAGCGCAAGACGCGCATCTCGCTCACCCTGCGGGGGAACGCGCGTGACCTGCACCTCATCCCGACCTCCTTCACGCACGTCACACACCTCGACCTCTCCTTCCTTTCACCGTGGGGCCACGCGCTCTTCTGCTCCTCCGCCACCACCACTTTCGACCCGCGCCTCCTCGCTCTCCGCCTCCGCGACGCCTTCCCGCGCGTCACCTCGCTCGCCGTGTACGCGCGCGACCCCGCTACGCTCCAACTCCTCCTCCTCTCCCCCTGGCCGGAGCTCTCCAGCGTCAAGCTCGTGCGCTGGCACCAGCGCCCGCCGACATCGCCCGCGGGATCCGACTTCGCCGTGCTGTTCTCACAGTGCCGATCGCTAGCCTCGCTCGACCTCTCCTCGTTTTACCACTGGCCGGAGGACCTCCCGCCCGTGCTGGCGGCCAACCCTGACACTGCAGCCTCGCTCCGCCGCTTGAATCTCTTGACAACTTCCTTCACGGAGGGTTTCAAGTCTCATGAAATCGAATCCATCACCGCATCGTGTCCTAATCTGGAGCACTTTCTCGTGGCCTGCACCTTCGATCCGAGATATATAGGGTTCGTTGGGGACGACACGCTGGTTGCTATTCCGTCCAATTGCCCGAAGCTCAAGCTGCTTCACTTGGCCGATACGTCATCGTTTTCAAATCGCAGAGAGGACGAGGGTTTCGGGGGAGAAGACGGTAGGGTTAGCCGTGCTACTCTAGTGACTTTGTTCTCCGGACTTCCTCTTTTGGAAGAGTTGGTGTTGGATGTTTGTAAAAATGTGAGGGACAGTAGTGTGGCGCTGGAAGTGTTGGGTTCGAAGTGCCCTAATTTGAGGGTTCTGAAATTAGGCCAGTTTCAAGGGATTTGCTTGGCCCTTGGGTCTAAGCTCGACGGAGTTGCCCTCTGCCATGGGCTTCAGTCTTTGTCCGTTGGTAACTGCGCGGATCTTGATGACATGGGGTTGATTGAAATTGCCAGAGGGTGTTCCAGGCTGGTTAGGTTCGAACTTCAGGGTTGCAAGCTTGTGACTGAGCAGGGGCTCAGGACCATGGCTTGTTTGCTTCGCAGGACTATGATTGACGTCAAGGTTTCTGGCTGTGCAAACCTCGACACCGCCGCGACTCTCAGAGCTTTGGAGCCGATTCGGGACCGGATTGAACGGCTACATGTGGATTGTGTGTGGAATGGGTTGAAGGAAAGTGATGGCCTGGGACATGGGTTTCTTAATTTTGATCTGAATGGTTTGGATGAAGTGGATGGTGGTGGTGAGTTAATGGATTACTTTGGGGGTGGAGAATGTGAGAATACAAGCAAAAGGAAGAGGCAGAGATGCAAGTACGAAATGGGGGTTCATGATTCCTTTTTGGAAAGCAATGACAATGGTTTGTATGGCAAGTGCTGGGACAGACTGCGGTATCTTTCTCTTTGGATAAAAGTTGGTGATCTGTTGACTCCATTGCCGGTGGCAGGGTTAGAGGATTGTCCCAATTTGGAAGAGATTCTTATAAAGGTTGAAGGAGATAGCAGGGGGCAACCGAAACCAGCAGAGCGGGAGTTTGGTCTCAGCATTCTGGCTTGTTATCCTCAGCTGTTGAAGATGCAGCTGGACTGTGGTGATACCAAAGGTTATGCCCTCACAGCACCATCAGGGCAAATGGATTTGAGCCTGTGGGAGAGGTTCTTTCTGAATGGGATTGGGAGTTTGAGTCTGAATGAGCTTCATTACTGGCCACCACAAGATGAGGATGTGAACCAGAGAAGTGTGTCACTTCCAGCTGCTGGTTTGCTACAAGAATGTTATACTTTGAGGAAGCTCTTCATTCACGGGACAGCTCATGAGCATTTCATGAATTTTTTCCTCAAGACACCAAACCTAAGGGATGTACAGCTAAGGGAGGATTATTACCCAGCCCCTGAGAATGACATGAGCACGGAAATGAGAGTGGCCTCCTGCAGCCGCTTTGAAGATGCACTCAATAGGCGTCGAATCTGTGATTGA